From Lewinellaceae bacterium:
CTTCTTCATCCCATCACGTATTCCATATTCATCCAATTCTGCCAGCATTTTAATTGTAAACTCATCACAGGATTCAAATTGAAATTTTGTCCTTTCAAAACTATGCAAATCTATAAAACTATCAATTTCTATATTTTCAACTGGTTTTGATAGCACTTTTATCATTGAATCCGAATAATATGCCCCATTGTCACTTTCATCTGAGGCTATGACTTGTTTTTTATTGGTTTTTAATGTGGTTCCTTCATTTATTTCTTTTTTAATATCCGAATTCGTACAACCACCAAACAGTAATAACAAGAATGCATTTAGTTTCAATATAGTTGTTAAGCAATTTTTATAGTGGTTGTTTTTCATTTTTTTTATAATTGGTCAGAACGTTACGCTAGACGATCGGCCGGAGCGCATGCGGAGGCTGGGCGGCTAGCGGATGTTGGCTGCTGTGTTCCCATTTCAAATACAATATTTCTTGATCGATTCTGAAACCAGTTTGAATCTTGCCTCCTCAAAATCCTTCATCAATTCTTTGGCGTTGAAAAGACATTCACAGCCTTCATTTAATTGCCCAGTCTTGATGAGAAGTAAGCCTTTATATTGAAGCAAGGTCTTATTTTTTGAGTCTAGTCGTAAGCCCTCATCAATATCTACCAGAGCTTCATCTGTCTTTTGTGCCTTGATTTTCAAGTAAGCTGAACACTCAAATGCCCAAGGGATTTTCCTATTTGCTCTAATAGCTTTTTGGGTGTATTCAAGTGCTTTTTCATCTTCACCTGTGTTGATGTAAACCGTTCCCAAGTTTGCATAAGCAAATCCCATTTTTTTTCTGCTTACTCCTTTCAATGCTGTGGCTCTCTCCAAATCCTCTAATGCCCAATCCCACTTCTTTAACTTTATTGAAGCATAACTCCTGTTCAAATATCCATTGAAATTTTCATGGTCTAACTCGATTGCTTG
This genomic window contains:
- a CDS encoding tetratricopeptide repeat protein; protein product: MRKNTESAMRIRKTYYVICLLLCFMSCKRSNTDHTIVNRLYENEAYQEIIAMYDERKAEFNKDPYLLNKLGMSYHELGEYNKAIDTYNQALDLDNNMSMTYSNRGLSEVEIGEYIDATNSCNQAIELDHENFNGYLNRSYASIKLKKWDWALEDLERATALKGVSRKKMGFAYANLGTVYINTGEDEKALEYTQKAIRANRKIPWAFECSAYLKIKAQKTDEALVDIDEGLRLDSKNKTLLQYKGLLLIKTGQLNEGCECLFNAKELMKDFEEARFKLVSESIKKYCI